Proteins encoded in a region of the Vitis riparia cultivar Riparia Gloire de Montpellier isolate 1030 chromosome 7, EGFV_Vit.rip_1.0, whole genome shotgun sequence genome:
- the LOC117918819 gene encoding transcription factor bHLH94-like translates to MALEAVVFQQDPFSFGCRDVYAMGGGWSYGFGFEEDKVYTQTQTQTLDANVDHQQALHGNWESSCSSMVQHLKEWDANSSSTEACTGDGLLAGVPPPPQEPAATSGRRKRRRTRSVKNKEQVENQRMTHIAVERNRRRQMNEHLAVLRSLMPASYVQRGDQASIIGGAINFVKELEQLLQPLEAQKLMKQRSQTDSSTVFSNFFTFPQYSTYSTHYNSSAATKESMAEKRSAIADVEVTMVETHANIRVLSRTRPKQLFKMVAWLHSVRLTILHLNVTTVDHMVLYSFSAKVEDDCVLSSVNEIATAVYETVGRIQGEAPLT, encoded by the exons atgGCATTAGAAGCTGTGGTGTTCCAGCAAGATCCGTTCAGTTTTGGCTGCAGGGATGTCTACGCCATGGGAGGTGGCTGGAGCTATGGCTTTGGTTTCGAAGAGGACAAGGTTTacactcaaactcaaactcagACTCTTGACGCTAATGTCGATCATCAGCAAGCTCTCCACGGTAATTGGGAGTCTTCCTGCTCTTCCATGGTGCAACATCTCAAGGAATGGGACGCCAACTCTTCCTCGACAGAAGCTTGCACTGGTGATGGGTTACTCGCCGGAGTACCACCTCCGCCGCAGGAGCCTGCAGCTACGTCAGGTCGGCGAAAGAGACGACGCACCAGAAGCGTCAAGAACAAAGAACAAGTGGAGAACCAGAGAATGACCCATATTGCAGTTGAACGCAATCGGCGCAGACAGATGAATGAACATCTAGCCGTCCTCCGATCGTTGATGCCTGCATCTTACGTTCAAAGG GGTGACCAAGCTTCAATTATAGGGGGCGCcataaattttgtgaaggagCTTGAACAGCTCCTCCAGCCTCTGGAAGCCCAAAAACTAATGAAGCAACGATCCCAAACAGACTCCTCCACTGTCTTCTCCAACTTCTTCACCTTCCCCCAGTACTCCACCTATTCAACTCACTACAACTCCTCTGCGGCAACAAAGGAGTCCATGGCCGAGAAGCGATCCGCCATTGCAGACGTGGAAGTAACAATGGTGGAAACCCACGCAAACATCAGAGTACTATCAAGAACAAGACCAAAACAGCTCTTCAAGATGGTGGCTTGGCTCCACTCCGTCCGCCTTACCATCCTCCACCTCAACGTCACAACAGTGGATCATATGGTCCTCTACTCTTTCAGTGCCAAG GTTGAAGATGATTGTGTGCTGAGTTCCGTGAATGAGATTGCAACTGCAGTGTATGAGACGGTGGGGAGGATCCAAGGAGAGGCTCCGCTTACCTGa